Below is a window of Allomuricauda ruestringensis DSM 13258 DNA.
GGTATATCGGGTGTTACCATTTCTGGTGTGGTCTCCGTATATGGTGAGAACTTGAACCCCGCCAGACCTGATGAGAACCATGCCATGATTTTTGACACGGACAATCCCACCGGTGGCGATGAAGATTTAGTAGTGCCAGATACAGACCATCAAGAAGTCTTGATTATTTCAGAAGACCTTGATAGTGGCGATCCTGACGATGACGATATTCCTGGAGGTACTTTTACATTTGATTTTTCCGGATTTGGACCGGGTCATGTAGCTATTGGTAGCTTCACAACCATAGATAATGAAGAGGCTGGAGAGTTTAAGGCCTACGATGGCGATGGAGTTATGGTGGCCAGCGGCCCTGTAGCCGAGATTTCTGATAATACAGAGCAAACCATTATGGTGAATGCTGCCAATATAGTTACGCTTGTTGTAACCTTAAATGGTTCTGGTGCCTTGGATAATTTCTGCATCAATGTCACTGAAGAAGATTCTGGCTGCACCTACACACAAGGTTTTTGGAAAAACGAGAAAAAAGGAGCTTTCCCTGACCCTTATAACAGAAGCGATGTTTTCTTCCTAAGTGAAATGACATGGCAGAAAGTATTGAAGACCAGTCCTAAAGGAAATGCATATTTTCAAGCAGCGCATCAATACATAGCTGCCGTATTAAATGGTGCCAATGGTGCCTCTTATCCTGACGAGGTTGAAGATGCCATAGAACTGGGAACTACATTATTTGACACCTATACCCCAGCCGAAATTGCTGATTTAAAGGGCAATGATGAGCTTAGAGCGCAGTTCCGAATGGTGAACGATGTTTTGGATGACTATAACAACGGAAGAATAGGTCCAGGTCATTGTGATGATTAATAAATAAAATTCAACCATATAAAAAAACCATCGATGGATTAATTCTACCGATGGTTTTTTGTTTACTGCCCTAAAAATGAACTTCCTAAACGCAGAGCGTACGAGGTGTCAAAAGTAAAACCGCTGTGCGTCAAGAACCAGGACACAAGACAAAATAGGGTTCATCGATTCTCCAATACCGCCTTCAACTCATCCAAATCCTCCTGATAAATTTCGTTCAGGTATTCCTTGTAAGGGTCTTTGCGTTTATATTCAATGGTTTCCTGTGCCTTTTTTAAATAATCTTTTGTTTTGATGGTGTCCCCAATCTGCAAATAGGTCTTTGCCAATCCAAAATAAGCTTCGCAAGTGGTTTCATATTGCTCCAGACCATTTTCAAAAGAAACAATGGCATCATCATAATTTCCCATTTCGTAGTGGCACAAGCCTTGGTACACAAATGCCTGTACATCTACCCAATCGGCTCCTTGGTTAATTACACTTTGCTCAAAATGTTCCAATGCCTTCGGATAATTGCCAAGGCCGTAATAGCATTCACCACGCAAAAAATCAATATCCTCGCCCCATGGGGCATCCACCACATCGGGTGTTAGTGCATCCAAGCGTTCAAAAAAAGCAGCAGCATAATCGGGGTGTTGCCAATTGAGAATCCCAAACATGGTTTGAGACCATCCGTGCCCTTGCATGTTTCCTGCAATATTGAACCGTTTTTCCTTGGATTGAAATACCAATTGATACGCAATCAGACCAATATAAACCGTAAAAACAGTCGCCAAAAGGATTTTTATAATTTTGAGGAATAGTTTCATACCTTAAAATATATCTGTGATTTTACCCTCTTCCAGCTTGAAGGCTATTTGTGCGTAGCTATCCGCTGGTTTCCCCTCGATTTGGCCAGGAACCCACCCTTTTAGTTCAGAAATTAGTCCGTAAAAATGTTTTGAGGCCTCTATTGGCGTTGCAACATCTTTTAAATCAGGGTCGATCATTTTAGTTCTGAAGTAACCGGTTTCCCCTTGACAATTAACCACAAAGCGGACTGTCAGCAAACCATTTTTTGGCAGTCCATCAGTTTTTATTTTTGGCAAAAGCTCCGTTTTAATGGCTTTTTTACCACCCTGATAATAAGTGCCAATTTGGTAATACTGAAGAATTCGATAGTCACTACAGGGGCTGAATTCCGCAGAATCCATAGCACTATCATTGGAAATATCACCGACGTGCTCGTTTAGTTTAAGATAGATCCAAAGGGTCAGAAGTGCAGCGATAACAAAGCTGACCAATAGCCAAATATTGATTTTGCGCTTCAAAAAGTAGATAATTTGTTAATGGTTAA
It encodes the following:
- a CDS encoding tetratricopeptide repeat protein, which gives rise to MKLFLKIIKILLATVFTVYIGLIAYQLVFQSKEKRFNIAGNMQGHGWSQTMFGILNWQHPDYAAAFFERLDALTPDVVDAPWGEDIDFLRGECYYGLGNYPKALEHFEQSVINQGADWVDVQAFVYQGLCHYEMGNYDDAIVSFENGLEQYETTCEAYFGLAKTYLQIGDTIKTKDYLKKAQETIEYKRKDPYKEYLNEIYQEDLDELKAVLENR